Proteins from one Desulfonema limicola genomic window:
- a CDS encoding PIN domain-containing protein has product MRTNYVFIDYENIQVKSLDLLMGENFRVYVFLGPNNTKLPVDLVIAMQQLGERAVYITFATQGNNALDFHIAYYIGVISANDPNGYFHIISKDTGFDSLIQHLKSKKIFTNRSISIEEMPCFSPEKLITAQPIVNKQKAAAKLPSNTQDIDSLVKIVLDDLISRKKSKPRAVKTLRNTINAKLMKLASVEKIDIVYNTIIKNYVKINNTKLSYSLPEQ; this is encoded by the coding sequence TTGAGAACAAATTACGTTTTTATAGACTATGAAAATATACAGGTTAAATCTTTGGACTTACTCATGGGTGAAAACTTTCGTGTCTATGTTTTTCTTGGTCCAAATAATACTAAGTTACCAGTTGATTTAGTCATAGCCATGCAGCAATTAGGAGAAAGAGCTGTGTATATTACTTTTGCAACACAAGGGAATAATGCTCTTGATTTTCATATCGCATATTATATTGGAGTCATATCAGCAAATGACCCTAATGGCTATTTTCATATAATTTCAAAAGATACTGGATTTGATTCATTAATCCAACATTTAAAATCCAAAAAAATATTCACAAATCGTTCTATTTCAATAGAAGAAATGCCATGTTTTTCTCCAGAAAAACTTATAACAGCACAACCAATTGTTAATAAACAAAAGGCCGCTGCAAAACTTCCTTCAAATACTCAAGACATTGATTCACTTGTTAAAATTGTATTAGACGATTTGATATCCAGAAAAAAATCAAAACCTCGGGCAGTAAAAACACTTCGCAACACAATAAATGCAAAACTCATGAAACTTGCTAGTGTTGAAAAGATTGATATAGTTTACAATACTATAATCAAGAACTATGTCAAAATTAATAATACAAAACTTTCTTATTCTTTGCCAGAACAATAA
- the tsaA gene encoding tRNA (N6-threonylcarbamoyladenosine(37)-N6)-methyltransferase TrmO encodes MTIEFKPIGYVKTSIDKMPRHWTVSDVEGELIIDGQYREGLKDIKPGTKIVVLFHFHKSQPFDSNFLRRKPPHHKEIKGVFSICSPVRPNPIGLSVLDVLDIKDTTIHVKGLDMINDTPVLDIKPHITGMEED; translated from the coding sequence ATGACTATAGAATTTAAACCTATAGGATATGTTAAAACCAGTATTGATAAAATGCCGAGACACTGGACTGTTTCAGATGTTGAAGGTGAATTGATAATTGACGGGCAGTACAGGGAAGGCTTGAAGGATATAAAACCTGGAACAAAGATTGTAGTGCTTTTCCATTTTCACAAAAGCCAGCCCTTTGATTCAAACTTTCTCCGCAGGAAGCCTCCCCACCATAAGGAAATAAAAGGAGTTTTCAGCATATGTTCCCCGGTCAGACCCAATCCAATAGGGCTTTCAGTTCTGGATGTTCTGGATATAAAAGATACAACAATCCATGTCAAAGGTCTTGATATGATAAATGACACCCCTGTACTTGATATTAAGCCCCATATAACCGGTATGGAAGAAGATTAA